Proteins from one Kineococcus mangrovi genomic window:
- a CDS encoding ABC transporter substrate-binding protein, giving the protein MSSSSSTTRRTFLGLAAGSASMAALSACGGGSGSGGQGQTIEFWDMPWGTAAYNTAAQELTEAYVPTGDHLKAGYQIIQWNNFTQTFSSAIASNTGPAVSTGGGFQAFQYAEQGAIAYADDLLATFKEDGTYDDFLEGTIEPFKTDNGYCAVPTQLDMRVWWYRKSIFDEVGVSLPTTWDEYLTVGKQLAAKGYFAYGIGAGAGNNLGAHTMVAMMINNGGGLFNADNELDCVTDRNVEAMDFIRELVGSGIVDPAAVSYTTDNLTSQWKSGKIAMGINTPGLNDDLGDTTGDVLVATPMAGPHGDKGCLQFLNNIMMYQNTPSQESSEAFLQYWFKNYGTLWQQKLLPGLPVLKSVIALPEFQANTQKVEVINTWQPIAKTYAATGTEVDAKIAAIDGGQALNEFTQTMLSGKADSTAALTKLQSDISAL; this is encoded by the coding sequence ATGTCCAGCAGCTCCAGCACGACTCGCCGCACCTTCCTCGGCCTCGCCGCCGGGTCCGCCTCCATGGCCGCCCTCTCCGCCTGCGGCGGTGGTTCGGGTTCCGGTGGCCAGGGCCAGACCATCGAGTTCTGGGACATGCCCTGGGGCACCGCCGCCTACAACACCGCCGCGCAGGAACTCACCGAGGCGTACGTCCCCACCGGGGACCACCTGAAGGCCGGCTACCAGATCATCCAGTGGAACAACTTCACCCAGACGTTCTCGTCGGCGATCGCGTCCAACACCGGACCGGCCGTCTCGACCGGTGGCGGGTTCCAGGCGTTCCAGTACGCCGAGCAGGGTGCCATCGCCTACGCGGACGACCTCCTCGCCACCTTCAAGGAGGACGGCACCTACGACGACTTCCTCGAGGGGACCATCGAACCCTTCAAGACCGACAACGGCTACTGCGCCGTCCCGACCCAGCTCGACATGCGCGTCTGGTGGTACCGCAAGTCGATCTTCGACGAGGTCGGCGTCTCCCTGCCGACCACCTGGGACGAGTACCTCACCGTCGGGAAGCAGCTCGCCGCCAAGGGGTACTTCGCCTACGGCATCGGGGCCGGCGCCGGCAACAACCTCGGCGCGCACACGATGGTCGCCATGATGATCAACAACGGCGGCGGGCTGTTCAACGCCGACAACGAACTCGACTGCGTGACCGACCGCAACGTCGAGGCGATGGACTTCATCCGCGAACTCGTGGGTTCGGGGATCGTCGACCCCGCCGCGGTCTCCTACACCACCGACAACCTGACCTCGCAGTGGAAGTCGGGCAAGATCGCGATGGGCATCAACACGCCGGGGCTCAACGACGACCTCGGCGACACCACCGGGGACGTCCTGGTCGCCACCCCCATGGCCGGCCCGCACGGCGACAAGGGCTGCCTGCAGTTCCTCAACAACATCATGATGTACCAGAACACCCCGTCGCAGGAGTCCAGCGAGGCCTTCCTGCAGTACTGGTTCAAGAACTACGGGACGTTGTGGCAGCAGAAGCTGCTGCCCGGGCTCCCCGTGCTGAAGTCGGTCATCGCCCTGCCGGAGTTCCAGGCCAACACCCAGAAGGTCGAGGTCATCAACACCTGGCAGCCCATCGCCAAGACCTACGCGGCGACCGGCACCGAGGTCGACGCCAAGATCGCGGCGATCGACGGCGGGCAGGCCCTCAACGAGTTCACCCAGACGATGCTGTCCGGCAAGGCCGACTCCACGGCGGCGCTGACCAAGCTGCAGTCCGACATCTCCGCCCTCTGA
- a CDS encoding TetR/AcrR family transcriptional regulator yields MSVVAGVRGPYRKGVERRRQVVDAASVLFARRGYAAASLREIAAEVGASPTSLLRLFGRKEDLLLAVLERWEVDTHLLLSRVDMGEGLHFFAAFPQLMRYHVEHPGLIELFLTMCTEASDPQHPAREWVAQRYAQIVAQGVEHLRTAQADGRVRPMTPTECEVEVRALYAAMDGLELQWIAAPELDLVALSDELFAQTFSRWTGRRFVLPTDRGARRVGESARRRSAVAPRPLVAPEADRGVRGPYRTGVERRRQIVEQATRVFAVRGYTNASLREIAGGVGVTGAALLRYFGSKEELLFAVLDRFDADSGPTRVFHRTADGRAFFDALVDVMEQHRERRGLIELLLTLGTEATDPDHPARGWVADRYDRIVAEAARAIAAVQDRGRGAPTTSARHADEARRYFAVMDGLELQWLVDPDLDIAATFRAWHRSTVQRWVAG; encoded by the coding sequence ATGTCCGTCGTCGCCGGCGTCCGCGGCCCCTACCGCAAAGGCGTCGAGCGGCGCCGGCAGGTCGTCGACGCGGCCTCGGTGCTGTTCGCCCGGCGCGGGTACGCCGCCGCCTCCCTGCGCGAGATCGCCGCGGAGGTCGGAGCCAGCCCGACGAGCCTGCTGCGGTTGTTCGGCCGCAAGGAGGACCTGCTCCTGGCGGTGCTCGAGCGGTGGGAGGTCGACACCCACCTGCTGCTCAGCCGGGTCGACATGGGCGAGGGGCTGCACTTCTTCGCGGCCTTCCCGCAGTTGATGCGCTACCACGTCGAGCACCCCGGACTCATCGAGCTCTTCCTCACGATGTGCACCGAGGCCTCCGACCCGCAGCACCCGGCTCGCGAGTGGGTGGCCCAGCGCTACGCCCAGATCGTCGCCCAGGGGGTCGAGCACCTGCGGACGGCGCAGGCCGACGGCCGGGTGCGGCCGATGACCCCCACCGAGTGCGAGGTGGAGGTGCGCGCGCTCTACGCGGCGATGGACGGCCTGGAACTGCAGTGGATCGCCGCCCCCGAACTGGACCTGGTGGCGTTGTCCGACGAGTTGTTCGCGCAGACCTTCAGCCGGTGGACGGGCCGCCGGTTCGTCCTGCCGACCGACCGGGGGGCCCGTCGCGTCGGCGAGAGCGCCCGGAGGCGCTCCGCCGTCGCGCCGCGGCCCCTGGTCGCCCCCGAGGCCGACAGGGGCGTGCGGGGGCCGTACCGCACCGGCGTCGAGCGACGTCGGCAGATCGTGGAGCAGGCCACCCGGGTGTTCGCCGTCCGGGGGTACACCAACGCCTCGCTGCGCGAGATCGCCGGCGGCGTCGGAGTCACGGGTGCCGCCCTGCTGCGGTACTTCGGCTCCAAGGAGGAGCTGCTGTTCGCCGTCCTGGACCGGTTCGACGCGGACAGCGGGCCCACGAGGGTCTTCCACCGCACCGCGGACGGTCGCGCGTTCTTCGACGCCCTGGTCGACGTGATGGAGCAGCACCGGGAACGGCGCGGGCTCATCGAACTCCTGCTGACGCTGGGCACGGAGGCCACCGACCCCGACCACCCGGCCCGCGGCTGGGTGGCCGACCGCTACGACCGGATCGTCGCGGAGGCGGCTCGGGCCATCGCGGCGGTCCAGGACCGGGGCCGCGGGGCCCCCACGACCTCCGCGCGGCACGCCGACGAGGCGCGGCGCTACTTCGCCGTCATGGACGGCCTGGAGCTGCAGTGGCTGGTCGACCCCGACCTCGACATCGCGGCCACGTTCCGCGCGTGGCACCGGTCGACCGTGCAGCGCTGGGTGGCGGGCTGA
- a CDS encoding excalibur calcium-binding domain-containing protein, whose translation MRGRTVVAALALLTGVCGGPVVTAGAAQAADCLQPAVQARWDQLGGASGALGPVAACEQPTATGSFATFRDGAVYHSGATGAWDVSGSFRDLWASTGWENGFLGYPTSGEGAAARGGVFQQYQGGTLYWSPATAAHSVSGAFLRSYADLGRENGFLGYPTSQEVPVRGGVFQLFEGGVAYWSPATGAHTVSGAFRDLYGRFGYENGCLGYPATQELPSVAGGVYQRFQGGTAYWSPAAGAHALCGNLLAAYGATGYEGGPLGYPVSDEHDVPGGRRVDFQHGFIEWSAATGALVNRTVASVLTPAPVPPHSEPYYRNCTEAWDAGAAPIRAGQPGYRPALDRDRDGVACETRPR comes from the coding sequence GTGCGAGGACGGACGGTCGTGGCGGCGTTGGCGCTGCTGACGGGGGTGTGCGGGGGACCGGTCGTGACGGCGGGCGCGGCGCAGGCCGCGGACTGCCTGCAGCCGGCCGTGCAGGCGCGGTGGGACCAGCTCGGCGGCGCGTCGGGCGCCCTGGGCCCGGTCGCGGCGTGCGAGCAGCCGACGGCGACGGGCAGCTTCGCGACGTTCCGCGACGGTGCCGTGTACCACAGCGGGGCCACGGGCGCGTGGGACGTCTCGGGGTCCTTCCGCGACCTGTGGGCCTCGACGGGGTGGGAGAACGGGTTCCTCGGGTACCCCACGTCCGGGGAGGGCGCCGCGGCCCGCGGCGGGGTATTCCAGCAGTACCAGGGCGGCACCCTCTACTGGTCGCCCGCCACCGCGGCGCACTCGGTCTCCGGTGCGTTCCTGAGATCGTACGCCGACCTGGGCCGGGAGAACGGGTTCCTCGGGTACCCCACCTCGCAGGAGGTCCCGGTCCGCGGCGGGGTGTTCCAGCTCTTCGAGGGCGGGGTGGCCTACTGGTCGCCCGCGACCGGCGCGCACACCGTGTCCGGCGCGTTCCGCGACCTCTACGGCCGGTTCGGCTACGAGAACGGCTGCCTCGGGTACCCGGCGACGCAGGAACTGCCGAGCGTCGCGGGCGGGGTGTACCAGCGGTTCCAGGGCGGGACGGCCTACTGGTCCCCGGCGGCGGGCGCGCACGCCCTGTGCGGGAACCTCCTGGCGGCCTACGGGGCGACGGGGTACGAGGGCGGACCGCTGGGCTACCCCGTGAGCGACGAGCACGACGTGCCCGGCGGGCGCCGCGTCGACTTCCAGCACGGCTTCATCGAGTGGTCGGCGGCGACCGGGGCCCTGGTGAACCGGACCGTCGCGTCGGTGCTGACCCCGGCCCCCGTGCCCCCGCACAGCGAGCCGTACTACCGGAACTGCACCGAGGCGTGGGACGCCGGCGCCGCGCCGATCCGGGCCGGGCAGCCGGGGTACCGACCGGCCCTCGACCGCGACCGGGACGGCGTGGCCTGCGAGACGCGACCGCGCTGA
- a CDS encoding threonine/serine dehydratase has translation MQTLTAADVHAAVDRTAGHLLRTPVVQVRPGVWLKLEHLQHTGTFKARGAFNRQLAARERGELDPDRGVVTASGGNAGLAHAHAAAELGVPATVFVPETAPAVKVRRLRALGADVRAVGSEYARAHEAAVEFSRERGAVFCHAYDQVEVAAGAGTLALELAQDVPGLDTVVVAVGGGGLFAGVAAALEGSARVVAVEPEGAPTLHAALAAGEPVDVAVSGVAADSLGARRVGALGFDLARRTGPVSLLVDDDAIRAARQDLWSRFRVVAEHGAATAWAGLGSYRPAPGERVAVVVCGANTDPSDLS, from the coding sequence ATGCAGACCCTCACCGCCGCCGACGTCCACGCCGCGGTCGACCGCACCGCCGGGCACCTCCTGCGCACCCCGGTCGTCCAGGTCCGTCCCGGGGTGTGGCTGAAGCTGGAGCACCTGCAGCACACCGGGACCTTCAAGGCCCGCGGCGCCTTCAACCGGCAACTGGCCGCCCGCGAGCGCGGGGAGCTCGACCCGGACCGCGGGGTCGTCACCGCCTCGGGCGGGAACGCGGGCCTGGCCCACGCGCACGCCGCCGCCGAGCTGGGGGTCCCCGCGACGGTGTTCGTCCCCGAGACCGCCCCGGCCGTCAAGGTGCGCAGGCTCCGGGCGCTGGGTGCCGACGTCCGGGCGGTGGGGTCCGAGTACGCCCGCGCCCACGAGGCCGCGGTGGAGTTCTCGCGGGAGCGGGGTGCGGTGTTCTGCCACGCCTACGACCAGGTGGAGGTCGCGGCCGGGGCGGGCACGCTGGCCCTGGAACTGGCCCAGGACGTGCCCGGCCTGGACACGGTCGTGGTCGCCGTCGGCGGGGGCGGGTTGTTCGCGGGGGTGGCCGCCGCGCTGGAGGGGTCGGCGCGGGTCGTCGCGGTCGAACCCGAGGGCGCGCCCACCCTGCACGCGGCCCTGGCCGCCGGGGAACCCGTCGACGTCGCCGTGTCCGGCGTCGCCGCGGACTCCCTCGGCGCCCGGCGCGTGGGGGCCCTCGGGTTCGACCTCGCCCGGCGCACCGGGCCCGTCAGCCTGCTCGTCGACGACGACGCGATCCGCGCGGCCCGGCAGGACCTGTGGTCGCGGTTCCGCGTCGTCGCCGAGCACGGCGCGGCGACCGCGTGGGCCGGGCTGGGCTCCTACCGGCCCGCCCCGGGAGAACGGGTCGCGGTCGTGGTGTGCGGGGCGAACACGGACCCGAGCGACCTGAGCTGA
- a CDS encoding putative bifunctional diguanylate cyclase/phosphodiesterase: MVVLGLLVVTASAQVPLASTGGGDPWPSVRFLLTLVAVTATWRVLAWRARTATAEHLVWRMFSWGCLLHGIGAVSGAAFTAVPALRTHADLPGAVCAVLTFPLAYRALVRWSRRGAGVDPDDLLNGTSSVLVVAAALGLLVTPGAGAGRLLVPVPWTVQLLVLQNACLLVLLGAALTAAFTARLHRDARVWLVFAALVLAGAGGAAALLGGGTHPAWELPLWTAGLTALAGAAVLRSRFEPTQTSDPVKSTVGSFLVVSAGLATTTAGLVTGAPVALALCALLGVLGSSVRLLVNLFALAQLAVSRREALTDDLTGIANRRALLRHLDALVLQRRPGDRSGGPAPGVQVLVFDLDHFKEVNDSLGHGAGDALLQMLTQRIAPELPAAAVFARLGGDEFVVVSDDGSPGERVLAVLEGAQREPFPVGGISVHTDLSVGRATWTASGPHADGEGGQRADAALLLRRADSAMYDAKRTGASVVTFDPARHGDTQGLLSTVAELRHAITAGQLRVHFQPQLHAGDRTLAGVEALVRWQHPVRGLLAPAQFLPLAETHGLMDAVTREVLRQSVAQQALWRRRGLPVRVSVNLSAGTLLDVSLPTTVAALLAHHDVPATSLVLEVTETALLREPERSLAVVEAVRALGVQASIDDFGTGYSSLTQLRQLPVSELKLDRSFTADLLSDPRVAAIVAHTVGLAHALRLRVVAEGVEDEATLAALTGLGCDETQGFLHARPLPAREFEAWYATRYGAVTAAGRSGATTPAG, encoded by the coding sequence GTGGTGGTGCTCGGGCTGCTCGTGGTGACCGCGTCGGCCCAGGTCCCGCTGGCGTCCACCGGCGGCGGCGACCCGTGGCCCTCGGTGCGCTTCCTGCTGACCCTCGTGGCCGTCACGGCCACCTGGCGGGTGCTGGCGTGGCGCGCCCGGACGGCGACCGCCGAACACCTGGTGTGGCGGATGTTCAGCTGGGGCTGCCTCCTCCACGGGATCGGGGCGGTCTCCGGCGCGGCCTTCACCGCCGTGCCCGCGCTGCGGACCCACGCCGATCTGCCCGGCGCGGTCTGCGCGGTCCTCACCTTCCCGCTGGCCTACCGCGCGCTGGTCCGGTGGAGCCGGCGCGGCGCCGGGGTGGACCCCGACGACCTGCTGAACGGGACCAGCTCGGTCCTGGTGGTGGCCGCCGCCCTCGGCCTCCTGGTGACGCCCGGGGCGGGGGCGGGGCGGTTGCTGGTCCCGGTGCCCTGGACCGTGCAGCTGCTGGTCCTGCAGAACGCGTGCCTGCTGGTGCTGCTCGGTGCCGCCCTGACGGCGGCCTTCACCGCCCGGTTGCACCGCGACGCGCGGGTCTGGCTGGTCTTCGCCGCCCTCGTCCTGGCCGGGGCGGGCGGTGCGGCCGCGCTCCTGGGCGGGGGCACCCACCCGGCGTGGGAGCTGCCGCTGTGGACCGCCGGCCTGACGGCGCTCGCCGGTGCGGCCGTGCTCAGGTCCCGGTTCGAGCCGACGCAGACGTCCGACCCCGTGAAGTCCACCGTCGGCTCCTTCCTCGTCGTCAGCGCGGGACTGGCGACCACCACCGCGGGGCTGGTGACCGGCGCCCCCGTCGCGCTGGCCCTGTGCGCCCTGCTCGGCGTGCTCGGGTCGAGCGTGCGGCTGCTGGTCAACCTCTTCGCGCTCGCCCAGCTCGCGGTGAGCCGGCGGGAGGCCCTGACCGACGACCTCACCGGCATCGCCAACCGCCGGGCCCTCCTGCGCCACCTCGACGCCCTCGTCCTGCAGCGCCGACCGGGGGACCGTTCCGGCGGGCCGGCCCCGGGCGTGCAGGTGCTCGTCTTCGACCTCGACCACTTCAAGGAGGTCAACGACAGCCTCGGGCACGGGGCCGGGGACGCGCTGCTGCAGATGCTCACCCAGCGCATCGCACCGGAACTTCCGGCGGCGGCGGTCTTCGCCCGCCTCGGCGGGGACGAGTTCGTGGTCGTCAGCGACGACGGTTCCCCGGGCGAGCGCGTGCTGGCCGTGCTCGAGGGCGCCCAGCGCGAACCGTTCCCCGTCGGCGGGATCAGCGTCCACACCGACCTCAGCGTGGGCCGCGCGACCTGGACGGCGTCCGGGCCGCACGCCGACGGTGAGGGCGGGCAGCGCGCGGACGCGGCGCTCCTGCTGCGCCGGGCGGACAGCGCGATGTACGACGCGAAGCGGACGGGCGCGTCCGTGGTGACGTTCGACCCCGCCCGCCACGGTGACACGCAGGGGTTGCTGTCGACGGTGGCCGAGCTGCGCCACGCCATCACCGCCGGTCAGCTCCGCGTCCACTTCCAGCCCCAGCTGCACGCCGGCGACCGGACCCTGGCCGGGGTCGAGGCGCTCGTCCGGTGGCAGCACCCGGTCCGCGGCCTGCTCGCACCCGCGCAGTTCCTGCCGCTCGCCGAGACGCACGGCCTCATGGACGCGGTGACGCGGGAGGTGCTGCGCCAGAGCGTGGCGCAGCAGGCGCTCTGGCGCCGCCGCGGTCTGCCGGTCCGGGTGTCGGTGAACCTGTCGGCGGGCACTCTGCTGGACGTCTCGCTGCCCACGACGGTCGCGGCGCTGCTGGCCCACCACGACGTCCCGGCCACGTCCCTGGTCCTGGAGGTCACCGAGACGGCCCTGCTGCGCGAACCCGAGCGCAGCCTGGCGGTGGTCGAGGCGGTGCGCGCCCTCGGCGTGCAGGCGAGCATCGACGACTTCGGCACCGGCTACTCCTCGCTCACCCAGCTGCGCCAACTGCCCGTCAGCGAGCTCAAGCTCGACCGGTCCTTCACCGCCGACCTGCTCTCCGACCCGCGCGTGGCGGCCATCGTCGCCCACACCGTCGGGCTCGCCCACGCCCTGCGGCTGCGGGTCGTCGCCGAGGGCGTCGAGGACGAGGCCACGCTCGCGGCGCTCACCGGGTTGGGGTGCGACGAGACGCAGGGTTTCCTGCACGCCCGGCCGCTCCCGGCCCGGGAGTTCGAGGCGTGGTACGCCACCCGGTACGGGGCGGTCACGGCTGCCGGGCGCTCGGGGGCGACGACCCCCGCCGGGTGA
- a CDS encoding APC family permease — MSVPAPRPRPDRAAPDSNDLGGFGYRQQLRRDVGPFASFAAGFSFVSILTTVFQLFGLGFGFGGAGFFWTWPTVFAGQLLVALCFAELAARYPISGAVFQWSSRLAGTDVGWFTGWIMVVGQVLTVATAAIALQAVLPAIWPGAQLVGGSGADSSPVSATGAQNAVVLGVGLLVLTTLVNVIGVRLMAVITSAGVVVEIVGVVALVVALFSHAERSPSVVVTTSGAGEGNYLGLWLASSLMAAYVMVGFDSAGELSEETRAPRATTPRTILRALVVSGAGGALLLVGGVIAAPSLTDGSLASGGLAGVLTARLGDVGSRVLLACVAVAVVVCTLAVQTSGSRMVYSMARERAFPFASVLGRVSARTGTPIGAAVLVGVGAAVALAVNWHQSAVFTALASLCIAMLYLAYLGVTLPLLVRRLRGELPSGTDEFGRPLFSLGRWGVPVNVLAVVYQTGMVVNLAWPRAGVYDLTDGTWWLQWSALLFIAATVLVGVVVHRRNRARHGGPIVLGRLQVSAPTESDRVEEPA; from the coding sequence ATGTCCGTTCCCGCACCCCGTCCCCGGCCCGACCGGGCCGCCCCCGACAGCAACGACCTCGGTGGGTTCGGGTACCGCCAGCAGTTGCGGCGCGACGTGGGGCCGTTCGCCTCGTTCGCCGCCGGGTTCTCGTTCGTCTCGATCCTCACGACGGTGTTCCAGCTCTTCGGCCTCGGTTTCGGCTTCGGTGGCGCCGGGTTCTTCTGGACGTGGCCCACCGTGTTCGCCGGGCAGCTGCTCGTGGCCCTCTGCTTCGCGGAACTGGCGGCCCGCTACCCGATCTCGGGGGCGGTGTTCCAGTGGTCCAGCCGTCTCGCCGGCACCGACGTCGGCTGGTTCACGGGCTGGATCATGGTCGTCGGCCAGGTCCTCACCGTCGCCACCGCCGCCATCGCCCTGCAGGCCGTGCTGCCCGCGATCTGGCCCGGTGCCCAGCTCGTCGGCGGGTCCGGCGCGGACTCCTCGCCCGTCTCGGCGACCGGTGCGCAGAACGCGGTAGTCCTCGGGGTGGGCCTGCTCGTCCTCACGACCCTGGTCAACGTCATCGGTGTGCGGCTCATGGCCGTCATCACCTCGGCGGGCGTGGTGGTCGAGATCGTCGGGGTCGTCGCCCTCGTCGTGGCGCTGTTCAGCCACGCCGAGCGCAGTCCCTCCGTCGTCGTGACGACCTCCGGCGCGGGGGAGGGGAACTACCTCGGGCTGTGGCTGGCCAGTTCGCTCATGGCCGCCTACGTCATGGTCGGTTTCGACTCGGCCGGGGAACTGTCCGAGGAGACCCGGGCCCCGCGCGCCACCACCCCCCGCACGATCCTGCGGGCCCTCGTCGTGTCCGGGGCCGGGGGTGCCCTGCTGCTCGTCGGCGGCGTGATCGCCGCTCCCAGCCTCACGGACGGCTCCCTCGCCTCCGGCGGCCTCGCCGGTGTCCTCACCGCGCGCCTCGGGGACGTCGGCAGCCGGGTGCTGCTGGCCTGCGTGGCCGTCGCCGTCGTCGTCTGCACGCTCGCCGTCCAGACGTCCGGGTCGCGGATGGTCTACTCGATGGCCCGCGAGCGGGCGTTCCCCTTCGCCTCCGTCCTCGGCCGGGTCTCGGCGCGCACCGGGACGCCCATCGGCGCGGCCGTCCTCGTCGGGGTCGGCGCCGCCGTCGCGCTCGCCGTGAACTGGCACCAGAGCGCCGTCTTCACGGCCCTGGCGAGCCTGTGCATCGCGATGCTCTACCTGGCCTACCTCGGTGTCACGCTGCCGCTGCTGGTCCGCCGACTGCGCGGGGAACTCCCCTCCGGGACCGACGAGTTCGGCCGCCCGCTGTTCTCCCTGGGCCGCTGGGGCGTGCCCGTCAACGTCCTCGCCGTCGTCTACCAGACGGGCATGGTCGTCAACCTCGCCTGGCCCCGCGCCGGCGTCTACGACCTCACCGACGGCACCTGGTGGCTGCAGTGGAGCGCCCTGCTCTTCATCGCCGCCACCGTGCTCGTGGGGGTCGTCGTCCACCGGCGCAACCGCGCCCGCCACGGCGGCCCCATCGTCCTGGGGCGGTTGCAGGTCAGCGCCCCCACCGAGTCCGACCGGGTGGAAGAACCCGCATGA
- a CDS encoding urea amidolyase associated protein UAAP1 codes for MSTRNTATVLAARDDARARGGTTSDWMPHLPASSSPHPPAGVDPALLTWAETVAPGGYTSRVLARGTRLRLSDVTGDACAHVLLFSAVAPWERLNVADTQKIPWQAYLGEGHPLLSGDGRVLATVVADTSGRHDAFCGTSSDAWNERRYGDAAPQGPSPSGRGLFTLAAAKQGLEPRDLPPSVSFFQGVRVEADGGFRWLGSAGPAEVDLLAELPLTVLVANTAHPLDPRPRFTVGPLRVHAWRSTPTSAADERFTRTPELHRAYLNTLDHAEARGL; via the coding sequence ATGAGCACCCGCAACACCGCGACGGTCCTCGCCGCCCGCGACGACGCCCGCGCCCGGGGCGGGACGACGTCCGACTGGATGCCGCACCTGCCGGCGTCGAGCTCCCCGCACCCGCCCGCGGGCGTCGACCCGGCCCTGCTCACCTGGGCCGAGACCGTCGCCCCCGGGGGCTACACCTCCCGGGTCCTCGCCCGCGGGACCCGGCTGCGCCTGTCCGACGTCACGGGCGACGCCTGCGCCCACGTCCTGCTGTTCTCGGCGGTCGCGCCGTGGGAACGGTTGAACGTCGCGGACACGCAGAAGATCCCGTGGCAGGCCTACCTCGGCGAGGGGCACCCACTGCTCTCGGGGGACGGACGCGTGCTGGCGACGGTCGTCGCCGACACGTCCGGTCGGCACGACGCGTTCTGCGGCACCAGTTCCGACGCGTGGAACGAGCGACGCTACGGCGACGCGGCGCCCCAGGGGCCGAGCCCGTCCGGCCGGGGGCTGTTCACGCTCGCGGCCGCCAAGCAGGGGCTGGAACCCCGCGACCTGCCGCCGAGCGTGAGCTTCTTCCAGGGTGTCCGGGTCGAGGCCGACGGGGGGTTCCGCTGGCTCGGGTCCGCCGGCCCCGCCGAGGTCGACCTGCTCGCCGAACTCCCGCTGACCGTCCTCGTCGCGAACACCGCGCACCCGCTGGACCCCCGCCCGCGGTTCACCGTCGGGCCGCTGCGCGTCCACGCCTGGCGCTCGACCCCCACGTCGGCCGCCGACGAGCGGTTCACCCGCACCCCCGAACTGCACCGCGCGTACCTGAACACCCTCGACCACGCGGAGGCGCGAGGACTGTGA
- a CDS encoding urea amidolyase associated protein UAAP2 has translation MTTTDSTTLDRGSPLVPGEVVLDERVAPRAPWSAVVRAGHVLTIVDVGGNQSADCLLFADADRSERYSVPDTLAWQGNAYVRTGTVLRSQFGTPLATVVADEVGRQDTIGGACGKESNTLRYGHHTAHQHGCRENFLAEGARHGLSARDLVSNLNWFMNVPVEPDGSLGIVDGISGPGKRVAFRAEVDLLVVVSNCPQVNNPCNDFDPTPLRMLVTTPAGGSR, from the coding sequence GTGACCACCACCGACAGCACCACCCTCGACCGGGGTTCCCCGCTGGTCCCCGGCGAGGTCGTCCTGGACGAGCGCGTCGCGCCCCGGGCCCCCTGGTCCGCCGTCGTCCGCGCCGGGCACGTCCTGACCATCGTCGACGTGGGCGGCAACCAGTCCGCCGACTGCCTGCTGTTCGCCGACGCCGACCGCAGCGAGCGGTACAGCGTCCCGGACACCCTGGCCTGGCAGGGCAACGCCTACGTCCGGACCGGGACCGTCCTGCGCAGCCAGTTCGGCACCCCGCTGGCGACCGTCGTCGCCGACGAGGTCGGGCGCCAGGACACCATCGGCGGCGCGTGCGGGAAGGAGTCGAACACCCTGCGGTACGGCCACCACACCGCCCACCAGCACGGGTGCCGCGAGAACTTCCTCGCCGAGGGCGCCCGGCACGGCCTGTCCGCCCGCGACCTCGTCTCCAACCTCAACTGGTTCATGAACGTCCCCGTCGAACCCGACGGCTCGCTCGGCATCGTCGACGGGATCTCCGGCCCCGGCAAGCGCGTCGCGTTCCGCGCCGAGGTCGACCTCCTCGTCGTCGTCTCGAACTGCCCGCAGGTCAACAACCCCTGCAACGACTTCGACCCCACCCCCCTGCGCATGCTCGTCACCACCCCCGCGGGAGGCTCCCGGTGA